The bacterium nucleotide sequence CGTCGTCCTGCACGTGCTGGGCGAAGAACGCCATGTCGTCGCCACGCTCGTCGAGCACCGCCCGGAACAGGTACTGCAGGTAGGCCTCGGCCAGGTCGGCGTCGTCCTTCAGGTCGGCGAAGGCGATCTCCGGCTCGATCATCCAGAACTCGGCCAGGTGCCGGCTCGTGTTCGAGTTCTCCGCCCGGAATGTCGGGCCGAAGGTGTACACCCGCGACAGGGCCAGACAATAGGACTCGACGTTCAACTGGCCGCTGACCGTCAGGAAGGTCTCGCGCCCGAAGAAATCCTGGCTGAAATCGATCCCGCCCTTGTCGTCGCGGGGCGGGTTGGCCAGGTCGAGGGTCGAGATGCGGAAGGCCTCGCCGGCGCCCTCGGCGTCGCTGGTGGTGATGATCGGCGTGTGGATCCAGGAGAAGTCGTTCGCGTGGAAGAACCGGTGCGTGGCCTGGGCCAGGCAGTTGCGCACCCGGGCCACGGCCCCGAAGGTGTTCGTGCGCACCCTGAGGTGGGCCACCTCGCGCAGGTACTCGAAGCTGTGGCGCTTGGGCTGCACCGGGTAGGTCTCCGGATCCTCGACCCAGCCCACCACCTCGACCGCCGACGCCCGGATCTCGGTGGCCTGCCCCTGGCCCTGGCTCTCCACCAGTTCGCCCGTGACCCGCACCGCGCACCCGGCGCCCAGCTTCGCCACCTCGTCGCCGTAGTTGGGCAGGTCGGCCGGACACACCGCCTGGATCGCGTCGAAGCACGTGCCGTCGTGCACGTTGACGAAGCTCAGGCCGGCCTTCGAATCGCGGCGCGTGCGCACCCAGCCCTCGATGGTGACGGTCTCACCCACCGGCACCTCGCCGGCCAGCAGTTGGCGGATCTTGTGGGTCGCGGCGTGGGCCGACATGGCGATTTCCTTCCGGGATGGCGGGCCTGACGGTTTCGGGAAGGCGGAAACATAGCACCCCCGCGACAGGCCGACAAGACGACCCCGCGGACGGCACGCCCGCGGGGTCGGATGGTCCGGCGGGACCGGTCAGCGGTACAGGGCCTTGATCCCGCCCCATTCGACGTCGCTGGTGGCGACGGGCTCGTCCTCGGTGACGACGAAGCCCTGGAGCAGGAACGGTTCGGTCAGCACCT carries:
- the asnS gene encoding asparagine--tRNA ligase, which produces MSAHAATHKIRQLLAGEVPVGETVTIEGWVRTRRDSKAGLSFVNVHDGTCFDAIQAVCPADLPNYGDEVAKLGAGCAVRVTGELVESQGQGQATEIRASAVEVVGWVEDPETYPVQPKRHSFEYLREVAHLRVRTNTFGAVARVRNCLAQATHRFFHANDFSWIHTPIITTSDAEGAGEAFRISTLDLANPPRDDKGGIDFSQDFFGRETFLTVSGQLNVESYCLALSRVYTFGPTFRAENSNTSRHLAEFWMIEPEIAFADLKDDADLAEAYLQYLFRAVLDERGDDMAFFAQHVQDD